Proteins from a genomic interval of Stenotrophomonas sp. WZN-1:
- a CDS encoding GTP-binding protein, with protein sequence MNTVSRADRRLPVTVLSGFLGAGKTTLLNQILRNREGLRVAVIVNDMSEVNIDAQLVREGGAELRRTEETLVEFSNGCICCTLRDDLLQEVRRLADAGRYDYLLIESTGIGEPMPVAATFAVRDEHGFSLSDIARLDTMVTVVDGSAFLADFGSTLRLAERGQQAGPDDDRGVVDLLCEQVEFADVIVVSKIDQVDDEVLQDTLAVLRGLNRDAKLLLSSFGDVPLAELLDTGRFDYERAQRAPGWVKELRGEHTPETEEYGIASFVYRSRRPFHPARFARALQSGMPGVIRSKGWFWLANRMDWVGELNTVGAATRTQAAGFWYAARDRVRAGLEDTAPLLPPTPLPYSDLGWARQQADCWSAPLPGLEEFPDAAAHSAMQRLWHPLWGDRRQELVVIGVHMDERAVRAELDACLLNEQELRAGPLLWHQLPQAFPVWKR encoded by the coding sequence ATGAACACTGTTTCCCGCGCCGACCGTCGCCTTCCGGTCACCGTGCTGTCCGGCTTCCTCGGGGCCGGCAAGACCACCCTGCTCAACCAGATCCTGCGCAACCGCGAGGGCCTGCGCGTGGCGGTCATCGTCAACGACATGAGCGAGGTCAACATCGATGCGCAGCTGGTGCGCGAGGGTGGCGCCGAACTGCGCCGCACCGAAGAGACGCTGGTGGAATTCAGCAATGGCTGCATCTGCTGCACGCTGCGCGACGACCTGCTGCAGGAAGTGCGGCGGCTGGCCGATGCAGGGCGCTACGACTACCTGCTGATCGAATCGACCGGAATCGGTGAACCGATGCCGGTGGCGGCCACCTTTGCGGTACGCGACGAGCACGGCTTCAGCCTGAGTGACATCGCGCGCCTGGACACGATGGTGACGGTGGTGGATGGCAGTGCGTTCCTGGCCGACTTCGGTTCGACGCTGCGCCTGGCCGAGCGCGGGCAGCAGGCCGGGCCGGATGATGATCGCGGCGTGGTCGACCTGCTGTGCGAGCAGGTGGAGTTCGCCGATGTGATCGTGGTCAGCAAGATCGACCAGGTGGATGACGAAGTGCTGCAGGACACGCTGGCCGTGCTGCGCGGCTTGAACCGCGACGCGAAGCTGCTGCTGTCCAGCTTCGGTGATGTGCCGCTGGCCGAGCTGCTGGACACCGGCCGCTTCGATTACGAGCGTGCGCAACGTGCGCCGGGTTGGGTGAAGGAACTGCGTGGCGAGCACACGCCGGAAACCGAGGAATACGGCATCGCCAGTTTCGTCTACCGCTCGCGGCGCCCGTTCCATCCTGCGCGCTTCGCGCGCGCGCTGCAGTCGGGCATGCCTGGCGTGATCCGCAGCAAGGGCTGGTTCTGGCTGGCCAACCGCATGGACTGGGTGGGCGAGCTGAACACCGTGGGTGCTGCGACGCGGACGCAGGCGGCGGGGTTCTGGTACGCCGCGCGCGACCGCGTGCGTGCCGGGCTGGAAGACACTGCGCCGCTGCTGCCACCGACGCCACTGCCATACAGCGACCTGGGGTGGGCGCGGCAGCAGGCCGACTGCTGGAGCGCGCCGTTGCCGGGGCTGGAAGAATTCCCGGATGCGGCTGCACATTCGGCGATGCAACGGCTGTGGCACCCGCTGTGGGGGGATCGCCGCCAGGAGCTGGTGGTGATCGGCGTACACATGGATGAGCGTGCGGTGCGCGCGGAACTGGATGCCTGCCTGCTCAACGAACAGGAGCTGCGTGCCGGCCCGCTGCTGTGGCATCAGCTGCCGCAGGCGTTCCCGGTGTGGAAGCG